The Parabacteroides sp. AD58 genome includes a window with the following:
- a CDS encoding GH92 family glycosyl hydrolase, with protein MKHKYTFLFALPLCMGLACTPSPQKEGKDNLIGYVNPMIGTDFTGNTYPGAQVPFGMVQLSPDNGLPGWDRISGYFYPDSTIAGFSHTHLSGTGAGDLYDISFMPVTNPYKTGAEPLGIYSSFSHNDESASAGYYRVLLKDYNINVELTATERCGIQRYTFPEAESSIFLNLKKAMNWDFTADSHIEVVDSCTIRGYRYSWGWSPKQHVYFQTRFSRPFDAFQLDTTAVITKDKGRVGTATVARFDFKTKQNEEILVTTALSGTSMEAAARNLEAEAPKDDFDSYHQQAETKWSKELAKIEVTSEDADKKTIFYTAMYHAMLAPTIYSDVDGSYFGPDGQVHQAEGWTNYSTFSLWDTFRASHPLFTYIQPERVSDMIQCFLNFYEQSGALPLWNLYGWETDMMIGYHAVPVIVDAYLKGVGNFDPVKALEACVATANRDDYRSIGFYKKNGYVPSDQENWSVSKTLEYAYDDYCIARMAEAMGEKEIADEFYSRSQNYKHTFNPATSFMQPRDSKGNFSTDFDPEAYIEDICESNGWQYYWSVAHDIDGLIKLTGGEARFAERLDSMFTYETADKSKLPIFNTGMIGQYAHGNEPSHHVIYLFNRVKQPWKTQKYASQVMHTLYTNTPDGICGNEDCGQMSSWFVFSAMGFYPVDPVSGQYEIGSPIFPEVKMHLANGKTFVVQAENVSDENIYIQSVSVNGQPYNKSYITHEMIMQGDTIHFVMGNQPGPVWYE; from the coding sequence ATGAAACACAAATACACTTTCTTGTTCGCTTTGCCTTTGTGCATGGGACTGGCTTGTACGCCTTCTCCTCAGAAAGAGGGTAAGGATAATCTGATCGGATATGTAAATCCGATGATCGGTACAGACTTTACCGGAAATACTTATCCGGGAGCCCAGGTGCCGTTTGGTATGGTACAGCTGAGCCCGGACAACGGACTGCCGGGTTGGGACCGTATCTCCGGTTATTTCTATCCGGATTCTACGATCGCCGGATTTAGTCATACACACCTTTCGGGAACAGGAGCGGGCGATTTATATGATATCTCCTTTATGCCCGTAACGAATCCGTATAAGACGGGAGCAGAGCCGTTGGGAATTTATTCTTCGTTCTCACATAATGACGAGTCGGCTTCTGCCGGATATTACCGGGTATTATTGAAAGACTATAATATTAATGTAGAACTGACGGCAACTGAGCGTTGTGGTATCCAGCGTTATACGTTCCCCGAAGCCGAATCATCCATCTTCCTGAATCTGAAGAAGGCGATGAACTGGGATTTTACGGCTGATTCGCATATCGAAGTGGTCGATTCATGTACTATTCGCGGGTATCGTTATTCGTGGGGCTGGTCACCGAAACAGCATGTCTATTTCCAGACCCGTTTCTCTCGTCCGTTTGATGCCTTCCAGCTGGATACGACAGCGGTTATAACGAAGGATAAAGGTCGTGTCGGCACGGCAACTGTAGCCCGTTTCGATTTTAAGACCAAGCAAAATGAGGAAATTCTGGTGACGACGGCCTTATCGGGTACCAGCATGGAAGCCGCTGCCCGAAATCTGGAAGCAGAAGCTCCGAAAGATGATTTTGATTCTTATCATCAGCAGGCAGAAACCAAATGGAGCAAGGAACTGGCTAAGATTGAGGTAACATCGGAAGACGCAGATAAGAAGACAATTTTTTATACTGCCATGTATCATGCTATGTTAGCGCCGACTATCTATTCGGATGTAGACGGTTCTTATTTCGGACCGGACGGGCAGGTACATCAAGCCGAAGGTTGGACAAATTATTCAACTTTCTCTTTATGGGACACCTTCCGTGCTTCTCATCCGTTGTTTACCTATATCCAGCCGGAACGGGTAAGCGATATGATTCAGTGTTTCCTGAACTTTTATGAACAGAGCGGAGCTCTTCCGTTGTGGAACCTGTATGGCTGGGAGACCGATATGATGATCGGTTATCATGCGGTTCCCGTAATCGTGGATGCTTATCTGAAGGGAGTTGGAAATTTTGATCCGGTGAAAGCCCTCGAAGCCTGTGTGGCAACGGCAAACCGGGATGATTATCGTTCGATAGGTTTCTATAAGAAAAACGGATACGTGCCCAGTGATCAGGAAAACTGGTCGGTGTCGAAGACGTTGGAATATGCTTATGATGATTATTGTATAGCCCGGATGGCCGAAGCGATGGGAGAGAAGGAAATCGCCGATGAGTTCTACAGCCGTTCGCAGAATTACAAGCACACATTCAATCCGGCAACATCGTTCATGCAGCCGCGCGATTCGAAAGGAAACTTCAGTACAGACTTTGACCCGGAAGCATATATCGAAGATATTTGTGAAAGCAACGGATGGCAATACTATTGGTCGGTTGCCCATGATATCGATGGCTTGATTAAACTGACAGGTGGTGAAGCTCGTTTTGCCGAACGTCTGGACAGTATGTTTACCTATGAAACGGCCGATAAGAGCAAGTTGCCAATTTTCAATACGGGAATGATTGGCCAGTATGCACATGGTAACGAACCGAGCCATCATGTGATTTATTTGTTTAATCGGGTAAAGCAGCCTTGGAAAACGCAAAAGTATGCATCGCAGGTAATGCATACCTTATATACGAATACACCGGATGGTATTTGTGGTAACGAAGATTGCGGACAGATGTCGTCGTGGTTTGTATTCAGTGCGATGGGATTCTATCCGGTAGATCCGGTTAGCGGGCAGTATGAAATCGGTTCACCGATTTTCCCGGAAGTCAAGATGCACCTGGCTAATGGAAAGACTTTTGTTGTCCAGGCAGAGAATGTAAGTGATGAGAATATCTATATCCAGTCGGTAAGCGTAAATGGCCAGCCATACAATAAGAGTTATATCACCCATGAGATGATTATGCAAGGTGATACCATTCATTTTGTAATGGGTAACCAGCCGGGACCGGTTTGGTATGAATAA
- the recJ gene encoding single-stranded-DNA-specific exonuclease RecJ, producing the protein MTNKWNYQPPTQTEIQERDHLAAELGLSPVISLLLVRRGLKTAKEVKKFFRPSLNDLEDPFLMPDMQKAVSRLNQALGEKEKILIYGDYDVDGTTAVSLVYKYLRAYTSNLYYYIPDRYDEGSGISIKGIDYAHSIGVTLIISLDCGIKAIDKIEYAKEKGIDFIICDHHMPDETLPDAVAVLDAKREDSIYPYEHLSGCGVGFKFMQAFAISNKRPFSELEKLLEFTAVSIASDIVPITGENRILAYYGLRQINSNPSLGLKGIIDVCGLSGKEITISDIVFKIGPRINASGRMMKGEEAVELLLAKDSAVARKMSENINQYNEERRELDKKITDEANAIINEFNDIDHQKAVIVYNPKWHKGIIGIVASRLTEKYYRPAVVLTKSSDLITGSARSVTGFDIYKAIEGCRDLLESFGGHTYAVGFSLKEENLEAFKQRFFQLAAEHIIPEQMIPQLDIDAILDLKEITPKFLSDLKKMSPFGPNNQKPIFCTYGVQDYGTSKLVGRDQEHIKLEIIDSKSASVPIHGIAFGMSQYNAHIKLMKPFNICYTIEESIYNGNASFQLMIKDIQTETT; encoded by the coding sequence ATGACTAACAAATGGAATTATCAACCTCCAACACAGACAGAAATTCAAGAAAGAGACCATCTGGCTGCCGAACTGGGACTCAGTCCGGTTATCAGTTTACTATTGGTCCGGCGTGGATTAAAAACTGCCAAAGAGGTAAAGAAGTTCTTCAGACCTAGTCTGAATGACTTGGAAGATCCTTTTTTAATGCCTGACATGCAGAAAGCGGTCAGCCGGCTAAATCAGGCATTAGGTGAAAAGGAGAAAATCCTTATCTACGGGGATTATGATGTTGACGGCACAACAGCTGTGTCGTTGGTGTATAAGTATCTGAGAGCTTATACATCGAATTTGTATTACTATATTCCTGACCGGTATGATGAAGGTTCTGGAATATCCATTAAAGGGATAGATTATGCACATAGCATAGGTGTCACCCTGATCATTTCGTTAGATTGCGGTATTAAAGCGATCGACAAGATTGAATATGCAAAAGAGAAAGGCATAGACTTTATCATTTGCGACCACCACATGCCGGATGAGACTCTTCCGGATGCCGTTGCTGTGCTCGATGCCAAACGAGAAGACTCAATTTATCCGTATGAACATCTCTCGGGCTGTGGAGTCGGATTCAAGTTTATGCAGGCTTTTGCCATCAGCAATAAGCGTCCTTTTTCTGAGTTGGAAAAGCTTCTGGAGTTTACAGCAGTCAGTATTGCCTCTGATATCGTCCCTATCACGGGCGAGAACAGAATACTCGCCTATTACGGACTTCGCCAAATCAACAGCAATCCAAGTCTAGGACTAAAGGGAATTATTGACGTATGTGGATTATCCGGTAAGGAAATCACCATCAGTGACATTGTATTCAAGATTGGTCCACGTATCAATGCTTCAGGGCGCATGATGAAAGGGGAAGAAGCCGTTGAATTATTACTGGCCAAAGACAGTGCGGTTGCACGTAAGATGAGCGAGAATATCAATCAATATAATGAAGAACGGCGGGAACTCGATAAAAAGATTACTGATGAAGCTAATGCTATCATCAATGAATTTAACGATATAGACCATCAAAAGGCAGTCATTGTCTACAATCCGAAATGGCATAAAGGTATTATCGGAATTGTAGCTTCCCGACTTACCGAAAAGTACTATCGTCCTGCTGTTGTTCTGACAAAATCGTCTGATCTGATTACAGGATCGGCCCGTTCTGTCACAGGTTTCGATATCTATAAAGCCATTGAAGGATGTCGAGACTTATTAGAAAGCTTTGGTGGCCACACCTATGCCGTGGGTTTCTCTTTGAAAGAAGAGAATCTGGAAGCATTCAAACAGCGTTTCTTCCAGTTAGCTGCGGAACACATCATACCGGAACAAATGATTCCTCAATTGGATATTGATGCGATTCTGGATTTGAAAGAGATTACGCCCAAATTCCTGAGTGATCTGAAAAAGATGAGTCCATTTGGTCCGAACAATCAGAAGCCAATCTTCTGTACATATGGTGTGCAGGACTACGGCACCAGCAAGCTTGTTGGAAGAGATCAGGAACATATTAAATTGGAGATTATCGACAGCAAATCAGCCAGTGTACCCATTCATGGCATTGCTTTCGGCATGAGTCAGTATAATGCACATATAAAGCTGATGAAACCTTTTAATATTTGCTATACCATCGAAGAAAGCATTTACAACGGGAATGCGTCTTTTCAGCTGATGATTAAGGATATACAAACCGAAACAACATAA
- a CDS encoding helix-turn-helix domain-containing protein — MKSNQPIRLGLEEISRFQIDMRNKNRILLPDFGILNAIDEEILVRMVRGVPYRLTEGRIALLLKGEGIIHAKLQTFHVKAPAVVILSPGVIAQIEDISRAEQVRFLIFQNDFICEPKPSDLLQKYLNGMLNVFLPLKEEEAFCVDQFFQTIWQTLQTKGWQREAVRHVVFALFHYLSCLLQEQMLYEEKHQSRQEYIFNQFIQLVNQYANQERNVSFYADKLCLTPRYLNSLIRQASSRTVMDWINEAVIIEAKVLLKYSDKLIYQIADELNFPNTSFFCKFFKRMTGMTPLAYQKS; from the coding sequence ATGAAAAGTAATCAGCCCATCAGGTTAGGTCTGGAAGAAATTAGCCGGTTTCAGATAGACATGCGGAATAAGAACCGTATTCTGTTGCCTGATTTCGGCATATTGAATGCAATCGATGAAGAAATTCTGGTTCGTATGGTTCGCGGTGTTCCTTACCGTTTGACGGAAGGACGGATTGCTTTGCTTTTGAAAGGGGAAGGCATCATACATGCTAAACTGCAGACATTCCACGTGAAAGCTCCGGCGGTTGTCATCCTTTCACCAGGCGTGATTGCACAGATTGAAGATATATCTAGGGCAGAGCAAGTTCGCTTTCTGATTTTTCAGAATGATTTTATCTGTGAACCCAAACCGTCTGATCTGTTACAAAAGTATTTGAACGGAATGTTGAATGTTTTTCTGCCTTTGAAAGAAGAAGAAGCCTTTTGCGTAGATCAGTTTTTTCAGACTATCTGGCAAACTCTTCAGACCAAGGGCTGGCAGCGTGAAGCCGTTCGTCATGTGGTATTCGCCCTCTTTCATTATTTATCTTGCCTGTTGCAAGAGCAGATGCTTTACGAAGAAAAGCATCAGTCTCGGCAGGAATATATATTCAATCAGTTTATTCAGTTAGTCAACCAGTATGCCAATCAGGAACGGAATGTGTCATTTTATGCCGACAAGCTCTGTCTTACTCCTCGGTATCTGAATAGTCTGATTCGACAGGCCAGTAGCCGGACAGTAATGGATTGGATTAATGAGGCTGTTATTATAGAGGCGAAAGTTCTGTTGAAATACAGCGATAAGCTGATTTATCAGATAGCTGATGAACTGAATTTTCCCAATACCTCTTTTTTCTGTAAGTTCTTCAAGCGAATGACCGGAATGACACCGTTGGCCTATCAGAAGAGCTGA
- a CDS encoding glucosamine-6-phosphate deaminase has translation MKTNLSSQITLTRIPTRYYRPENAFEHSVLTRLEKVPTTIYESMEEGSFAIAKEIATQIRKKESAGQKFVLALPGGRSPESVYKELVRMHKEEQLSFRHVIVFVEYEFYPLSSSTSGVVNRLKAELFDQVDILPENIYYPDGCMPKDAILEFCTQYEEKIQQVGGIDCMLLGIGANSNIMFNTAGTLQSSRTRMVLLEGASRKEAAATFSSTDNVPAGIITMGISTMLKARNVILMAWGDEKAAIMKETIEGKISDGAPSTYLQIHQNAKAVVDLSAAYSLTRISHPWLVTSCEWDNKLIRRAIVWLCQKTGKPILKLTNKDYSEHGLGELLALYGSAYNVNIKIFNDIQHTITGWPGGKPNADDTDRPERATPYPKRVLIFSPHPDDDVISMGGTFRRLCDQHHDVHVAYQTSGNIAVGDEEVVRYCEYLRDVCSKYSPSDTVIKDKADEIIRYLRYEKVENNEAERPDVLFMKGTIRREEARHACRYTGIKDDSHIHFLDLPFYETGLVKKNPISEADKDIIKNLLEELKPDQIFVAGDLADPHGTHKVCLDAILAAVDEIKDEDWLKACRIWMYRGAWAEWEMDHIEMAVPISPEELRHKRNAILKHQSQAESAPYLGDDERLFWQRAEDRNRATAELYRQLGLASYEAMEAFVQYIPLR, from the coding sequence ATGAAAACAAATTTAAGTTCACAAATTACGCTGACGCGTATCCCAACCCGGTATTACCGTCCGGAAAATGCGTTTGAACATTCGGTACTGACCCGTTTGGAAAAAGTGCCGACAACCATTTACGAATCGATGGAAGAGGGTTCGTTTGCGATAGCGAAAGAGATTGCCACTCAGATCCGGAAAAAGGAAAGTGCAGGTCAGAAATTCGTCCTGGCTTTGCCAGGAGGCCGTTCTCCGGAGAGCGTTTATAAAGAATTAGTCCGGATGCATAAGGAAGAACAATTGAGTTTCCGTCATGTCATCGTTTTTGTTGAATACGAATTCTACCCACTGTCATCTTCAACAAGTGGAGTGGTGAACCGACTGAAAGCTGAATTATTCGACCAGGTTGATATATTACCGGAGAATATTTATTATCCGGATGGCTGCATGCCGAAAGATGCAATACTTGAATTCTGTACACAGTATGAAGAGAAGATTCAGCAGGTAGGAGGCATCGATTGTATGTTACTTGGAATAGGGGCAAACAGCAATATCATGTTCAATACGGCAGGAACTTTACAGAGTTCACGCACACGGATGGTTCTGCTTGAAGGCGCTTCCCGAAAAGAAGCAGCAGCGACTTTCTCTTCGACAGACAATGTACCGGCTGGTATCATTACGATGGGAATCTCGACGATGCTGAAAGCCCGTAATGTTATTCTGATGGCTTGGGGAGATGAAAAAGCGGCGATTATGAAAGAGACAATTGAAGGTAAGATCAGTGATGGTGCGCCTTCAACTTATCTGCAGATTCATCAAAATGCAAAAGCAGTTGTTGATTTGTCGGCTGCTTATAGCCTGACACGTATCAGTCATCCATGGCTGGTAACAAGTTGCGAGTGGGACAATAAACTGATTCGCCGTGCTATCGTCTGGTTGTGTCAGAAGACAGGGAAACCTATTCTGAAGCTGACAAACAAAGATTACAGCGAACACGGACTGGGAGAATTGTTAGCTCTGTATGGTTCTGCTTATAATGTAAATATTAAGATATTTAATGATATTCAGCATACAATTACAGGTTGGCCTGGTGGTAAACCGAATGCCGATGATACCGACCGCCCCGAACGGGCTACTCCATATCCGAAACGGGTATTGATCTTCAGTCCGCATCCCGATGATGATGTGATTTCGATGGGTGGAACTTTCCGCCGTTTGTGTGATCAGCATCATGATGTACATGTCGCTTACCAGACTTCTGGAAATATTGCGGTAGGTGATGAAGAAGTTGTTCGCTATTGTGAATATCTGCGCGATGTATGCAGTAAATATTCGCCTTCGGATACGGTCATTAAGGATAAAGCTGATGAAATTATCCGCTATCTGCGTTATGAGAAGGTAGAGAATAACGAAGCAGAACGTCCGGATGTCCTTTTCATGAAAGGAACCATCCGTCGGGAAGAAGCACGTCATGCCTGCCGTTACACCGGTATCAAAGATGACAGCCACATTCACTTCCTGGATCTTCCGTTCTATGAAACCGGTCTGGTAAAGAAGAACCCGATCAGTGAAGCCGACAAGGATATTATCAAAAATCTGCTGGAAGAATTGAAACCTGATCAGATCTTTGTGGCTGGTGATTTGGCCGATCCGCACGGTACGCACAAGGTTTGTCTGGATGCGATCCTGGCTGCCGTGGATGAAATTAAGGATGAAGACTGGCTGAAAGCTTGCCGAATCTGGATGTATCGTGGTGCTTGGGCTGAATGGGAAATGGACCATATCGAAATGGCTGTTCCTATTTCTCCGGAAGAATTGCGCCATAAGCGGAATGCTATCTTAAAGCACCAGTCGCAGGCGGAGAGTGCTCCTTATCTGGGTGACGACGAGCGTCTGTTCTGGCAGCGGGCAGAAGACCGTAACCGGGCAACGGCTGAATTATACCGTCAGTTAGGATTGGCTTCTTATGAAGCGATGGAAGCTTTTGTTCAGTATATTCCTTTGCGGTAA
- a CDS encoding calcium/sodium antiporter — protein MLDLIYLIGGLALILVGANALTDGSAAVAKKFRISDLVIGLTIVAFGTSAPELVISLLSSIKGSAEMAIGNVVGSNIFNILMIIGCTALVLPMKVGEGTMSKEIPLVILSSFVLAFFANDILLDGGTVNVISRIDGLVLLAFFLIFMRYTFAIAHNGSETESGEEQKIKEMPGWKSALFILGGLAGLIGGGQLFVEGASGIARSLGVSESIIGLTLVAGGTSLPELATSITAALKKNSGIAIGNVIGSNLFNIFFVLGCSATVSPLPMGNINNVDVAVLIGSSVLFWLVGWFFKKRTITRIEGALLVICYVAYTGYLISQQASV, from the coding sequence ATGTTGGATTTAATCTATTTGATAGGAGGATTGGCGCTTATTTTGGTAGGCGCCAATGCGCTGACCGACGGTTCGGCAGCAGTGGCGAAGAAGTTCCGGATTTCGGATTTAGTGATAGGTCTGACGATTGTCGCTTTCGGTACATCGGCACCCGAATTGGTTATCAGCCTGCTGTCGTCAATCAAAGGCAGTGCAGAAATGGCTATCGGTAACGTAGTCGGGAGTAATATCTTCAATATTCTGATGATTATCGGTTGTACAGCATTGGTCTTGCCGATGAAAGTGGGAGAAGGAACGATGAGTAAGGAAATTCCCCTGGTTATCTTGTCTTCATTTGTGTTGGCCTTCTTTGCCAACGACATTTTATTAGACGGAGGAACGGTGAATGTTATCAGCCGGATCGATGGTCTGGTTCTGCTGGCCTTTTTCCTGATCTTCATGCGTTATACCTTTGCCATTGCCCATAACGGATCGGAGACAGAATCTGGTGAAGAACAGAAAATCAAAGAGATGCCGGGCTGGAAATCCGCATTATTTATCTTGGGTGGTCTGGCCGGGCTGATCGGAGGCGGACAATTGTTCGTAGAAGGTGCGAGCGGGATTGCCCGTTCGTTGGGAGTCAGTGAGTCCATCATAGGTCTGACATTGGTGGCTGGTGGAACTTCTTTACCCGAATTGGCTACTTCCATTACGGCAGCCTTGAAGAAGAATTCCGGTATTGCCATAGGAAACGTGATTGGTAGTAACTTATTCAATATCTTCTTCGTGTTGGGTTGCAGTGCAACGGTTTCTCCATTGCCAATGGGAAATATCAATAATGTAGATGTGGCCGTATTGATCGGATCTTCTGTGTTATTCTGGCTGGTTGGCTGGTTCTTCAAGAAACGGACCATTACCCGTATCGAAGGAGCCTTGCTGGTGATTTGTTACGTGGCTTATACAGGATATTTGATATCCCAGCAGGCAAGTGTCTGA
- a CDS encoding RecQ family ATP-dependent DNA helicase encodes MTSFHDVLKKYWGYDSFRPLQEDIIHSVYEGNDTLGLMPTGGGKSITFQVPALLMDGTCIVITPLIALMKDQVDNLKRIGIKATSIHSGMSRQEIITQLENCIFGEYKFLYISPERLGSEIFLAKLQAMKVSLLVIDESHCISQWGYDFRPSYLKIAEIRKLLPNIPVLALTATATPEVVDDIQNRLLFRKKNVFSKSFARKNLAYIVRQTEDKLQMLVHILSRVPGTAIVYVRNRKKTKEVAEYLRKEGISADFFHAGLNHDEKERKQNQWKNNEIRVIVATNAFGMGIDKPDVRVVVHLDMPGSLEEYYQEAGRAGRDERKAYAVALCSPTDTAQLKKRISDEFPPKEFIYRVYEALGNYFQIAVGFGLDTAHDFLITDFCSAFKLPIIQTHSAIKLLELAGYLEYVEEVDNASRLIFTATREELYSYLRQDELTDTVIKVILRSYTGLFADYVYINESLIATRAGCTPDEVYHLLVGLSKYRIVNYIPQKKTPLIIYRQVREEQKYLSIPRSAYEERKARNEARIGKVLEYIHNQHICRTRILLGYFGEKQDKDCGTCDVCLQQHSSGLTLAEFHSIQEALTEQLREKPASVTSLLQILTFPQEKILQVIRFLADNDEHFHLEEGFLSMVHDESNEVKS; translated from the coding sequence ATGACATCGTTCCATGATGTTCTGAAGAAATACTGGGGATACGATTCTTTCAGACCACTTCAGGAAGACATTATACATTCCGTCTATGAAGGAAACGATACTTTAGGATTGATGCCTACTGGAGGCGGTAAATCAATCACTTTTCAGGTACCGGCCCTGCTCATGGACGGAACGTGTATTGTCATTACTCCATTGATTGCATTAATGAAAGATCAGGTTGACAACCTGAAACGAATCGGTATCAAAGCTACTTCCATTCATTCAGGAATGAGCCGGCAGGAGATTATTACCCAACTCGAGAACTGTATTTTTGGTGAATACAAATTCTTATATATCTCACCTGAGCGACTGGGAAGCGAAATCTTTCTGGCCAAGCTTCAGGCAATGAAGGTAAGTCTGCTCGTAATCGATGAAAGCCATTGTATTTCCCAATGGGGATATGATTTCCGTCCTTCTTATCTGAAAATAGCAGAGATTAGAAAGCTCTTACCCAATATTCCTGTATTAGCCCTCACAGCAACTGCTACACCGGAAGTGGTAGACGATATTCAGAATCGCCTGCTCTTCAGAAAGAAGAACGTATTTTCCAAAAGCTTTGCACGTAAGAACCTCGCTTACATTGTCCGACAAACGGAAGACAAACTGCAAATGCTGGTTCATATTCTCAGTCGGGTACCGGGAACAGCCATTGTTTACGTTCGTAACCGGAAAAAGACAAAAGAAGTAGCAGAGTACTTACGCAAAGAGGGCATTTCTGCCGATTTCTTCCACGCCGGACTCAATCACGACGAAAAAGAGAGAAAACAAAACCAGTGGAAGAATAATGAAATCCGCGTCATTGTCGCTACAAATGCATTTGGAATGGGTATTGATAAGCCTGATGTTCGTGTTGTAGTACATTTAGATATGCCAGGCTCACTCGAAGAATATTATCAGGAAGCCGGACGAGCAGGGCGTGATGAACGCAAAGCCTATGCAGTTGCTCTTTGTTCTCCTACTGATACGGCCCAATTAAAGAAACGTATCAGTGACGAATTTCCACCCAAGGAATTTATCTATCGGGTATACGAAGCTTTGGGAAACTATTTCCAGATAGCTGTAGGTTTTGGATTAGATACAGCCCACGATTTCCTCATCACGGATTTCTGTTCGGCTTTTAAGTTACCTATTATCCAAACTCACAGCGCCATCAAACTGCTGGAACTGGCAGGATACTTGGAATATGTTGAAGAAGTAGACAATGCTTCCCGACTCATCTTTACGGCTACCCGCGAAGAACTGTATAGCTACCTGCGTCAGGATGAACTGACGGATACAGTTATCAAAGTTATTCTTCGCTCCTACACCGGTTTATTCGCTGATTATGTTTATATCAACGAAAGCCTAATTGCTACACGTGCCGGATGTACACCAGACGAAGTATATCATCTGCTGGTAGGTCTTTCCAAATACCGTATTGTGAACTATATCCCACAGAAGAAAACGCCTCTGATTATTTACCGGCAAGTTCGTGAAGAACAAAAGTATCTGTCAATTCCCCGCTCTGCTTACGAAGAAAGAAAGGCACGCAACGAGGCGCGAATCGGGAAAGTATTGGAATATATTCACAACCAGCATATCTGCCGTACACGTATTCTTTTGGGATATTTTGGGGAGAAGCAGGATAAAGATTGCGGAACATGTGACGTCTGTTTGCAACAGCACAGCAGCGGACTGACTCTAGCCGAGTTTCATTCCATCCAAGAAGCCTTGACTGAGCAACTTCGGGAAAAACCTGCATCAGTTACGTCGCTTCTGCAAATATTGACGTTCCCGCAAGAAAAGATTTTACAAGTGATCCGATTTCTGGCAGATAACGATGAACATTTTCATTTGGAAGAAGGATTCCTCTCTATGGTTCATGATGAGTCTAACGAAGTAAAGTCCTAA
- a CDS encoding ThuA domain-containing protein, producing the protein MKQIKKLGLLLAAFMLGIFSVWAQKPIKTLVVTGQNNHNWPVSHIAIQKILENSGLFQVDFAISPQKGEDMSAFAPDFSAYQLVVLDYNGDPWPDKTNQAFVDYVNNGGGVVIYHAANNSFPNWKEYNEICALGGWEGRDEKSGPYAYWENNQLKKDMTAGPGGSHGSQREYVLTARSQGHPIMQGLPDKWMHAQDELYDRMRGPANIGTLMYTAFAIKDEGGSGREEPLVFTVDYGKARIFHIMLGHAGETLENNPAMQCTGFQVLLLRGSEWAATGKVTQKVPADFPTATKVSYRKDYK; encoded by the coding sequence ATGAAACAAATCAAGAAATTAGGGCTTCTCCTGGCAGCCTTTATGTTAGGAATCTTTTCTGTCTGGGCTCAAAAGCCAATCAAGACGTTGGTTGTAACCGGACAAAATAACCACAACTGGCCAGTCAGTCACATAGCTATCCAAAAGATTTTGGAAAATTCCGGCTTATTCCAAGTTGATTTTGCTATTTCTCCTCAGAAGGGAGAAGATATGTCGGCTTTTGCTCCCGACTTTTCTGCCTATCAATTGGTCGTACTCGATTATAACGGCGATCCATGGCCCGATAAAACCAATCAGGCATTTGTAGATTATGTCAATAACGGTGGGGGCGTGGTGATTTACCATGCTGCCAATAATTCTTTCCCCAACTGGAAAGAGTATAATGAAATTTGTGCGTTAGGTGGTTGGGAAGGTCGTGATGAGAAGTCTGGACCTTATGCCTATTGGGAAAACAATCAGTTGAAGAAAGACATGACGGCAGGTCCGGGCGGTTCACATGGCTCGCAGCGTGAATATGTATTGACAGCGCGTAGCCAAGGACATCCGATTATGCAGGGTTTGCCGGACAAATGGATGCATGCTCAGGATGAACTTTATGACCGGATGCGTGGTCCTGCCAATATCGGAACGCTGATGTATACGGCTTTCGCTATCAAAGATGAAGGTGGCTCAGGTCGTGAAGAACCCCTTGTCTTTACGGTTGATTATGGTAAAGCCCGGATTTTCCATATCATGTTGGGACATGCCGGTGAAACTCTGGAAAATAATCCGGCCATGCAGTGTACCGGTTTTCAGGTCTTGTTGCTACGCGGTTCAGAATGGGCAGCTACTGGAAAGGTAACTCAGAAAGTTCCTGCTGATTTCCCGACAGCTACAAAGGTTTCTTATCGGAAGGATTATAAATAA